TAGAGGCCATGGAGGCGCAGATGGGCGCCCCGGATTTCTGGGACAATAATGAACGTGCCCAGAAGCACATTGCGAAGCTGAATGGCCTGAAGAGGTCCGTTCTCCCCGTGGTCGCCTTCCAGAAGAAGGTCGATGACAACGCCGTCATGATTGAGCTTATTGAAGGCTCGAGCGCGGATGAGCGCGAGATGTATGAGACGGAGCTTGAGACCACCGTCAGCGCCATGGTCGATGAGTTGGAGAAGCTGGAGATTGCCTCCTTCCTCACCGGTCAGTTCGATAAGAACAACGCCATTCTTTCGATCCAGTCGGGTGCCGGCGGCACCGAGTCAAATGATTGGGCCGACATCCTCTTCCGAATGTACACTCGCTGGGCCGAACGACGTGGATTCGAGATTGAGGTGCAGGATGTGCAGCCCGGAGACCAGGCAGGCATCAGCCGGGCCACGTTGCTGATCAAGGGCGAGAACGCCTACGGCTATGTAAAGGCCGAGCGTGGCGTCCACCGCCTGGTTCGGATAAGTCCTTTCGACGCGAACAAACGGCGCCACACGTCTTTCTGTGCCGTCGACGTGATCGCGGAAATCAACGAAGACATTAAAATTGAGATCCCTGAATCGGAAATCAGGGTCGATGTCTATCGCTCCTCGGGCAAAGGCGGACAGGGTGTGAATACCACCGACTCAGCCGTCCGCCTGACCCACATGCCATCGGGTATCGTGGTGGTGTGCCAGAACGAACGGTCGCAGATCAAGAATCGTGCAAGTGCCATGAACGTGCTGAAGGCACGCCTTTACGAAAAGAAGCTCGATGAGCAGCGGTCCGAAATGGAGAGGTTTTATGGAGAGAAAGGCGAAATCGGGTGGGGAAGCCAGATACGCTCCTATGTGTTACAGCCCTATCAGATGGTAAAGGATCTGCGAACTGGGACGGAGACCAGCGATACCCAGGGCGTCCTCGACGGTGACCTCGATCGGTTCATCTACTCCTGGCTGCGTGCGGGATGTCCGAGGCACCGAAACAAGGAGATCAAAATGGAGGACTGAGTGGACAGGCGGCGAGGGCGGGGACCGGTGCGGTTGGAAAGGGACTGGAGCCAGAGATTAGAGGCCAAGGCAACCGAGGACCTTTGACTAGGATCGGGTCTGAGGGTCGTCCGCCGGGGTAAGAATCGAGTAAAATGAAAAAGGGCCCCAAGCAGGGCCCTTTGCGTGTCATGAAGGTGAAGGTATCCTACCGATTCGGTCTGCGACCGAAACAGAAGGGTACCTTCCTCACTTCGCAGAGCGGGACTTGCCGCGAAACTGGGCGGAGAACGGGATGTCGGACCAGAGCTGTTTCTGGGTCGGCAGCGTCAGCGCAGGCGCGCGAAACACGGGGCGGTTCCACTGCACTTCATAGTGTGGGATGACCATGACAGTATTGGGCCGGGCGGAGGTGCTCTCCGGGGGCATGGTGAGAGGTGGTGGTAGGAAGGCCATAGTTCTTGGGGGGTGAAAGACGAAATAATTTCGTCACACCCAGTCGGTAATTTAAGGGGAAAAGCAGAACTCGAAAGTGTTCCACCCAAAAACACTTCCGAGTGGTGAAATCCTCGTAACAGAGGACCCTTTTCCCCTCTCAAACCGGGCCTTCCCCGATTGTGGTATCAGGCCACCTTACGGTGAGCTGGTTCGCGGTGAATAACTGCCGGAAGAGACAGCCTGAGCATGCCTTCTTCCAGACGCGCTGAGAGTTTTGTGGAGTCGAAGCCGTAGCCCACCCGCAGCACGAGGCGATAGTTGTGCAAGGCTGACTCCAAATGAGCCCCGCGGAAGTTAACCCTGACCAAGTGCGGTCTGCGGGCGGTCACTATGAGATCGGGGCCCTTGGATGTGATTTCGACACCCGATGCGGGAACGTCCGGTATGAAAACCCGCAGCTTCAGGCCTGCGGGCGTGATATCGACCTCATACTTTGGGCTGATATAGTCAGCCGCTTCGACTCTTGCCAGCCGGTTGGCTGTGAATGTTTCTCTTCCAGAAAATGTGCTCATGACGGGTCCTAGTTGATCCTCTTTTTGGTTGCCGGGCTGCGAACGGCGTTCGCTCAAGCCCCTTTGACGTCGCCTGCCTGATCGGCCACGGCGGCGCCCTGTCGGGTCGCAATCATGCACGCTTGTTGACAGGCCGTCGTGTACGCGGTGCCTGTGACGTGTCTGGTGATTGTGAGGGACAGATGCATGGAATCGTAATTAAGGACAGATCGACACAGAGCAAACTTTGGGCCAGCTTGTAACTGAAAAGCTACAAAACATGAAAAACCCGCTTTCGGACGAGAGCACTGTGTTGGCGGAAATTAAACGGCGCGTACTCGCGTTTGCACAAGAGCGTGACTGGGAACAGTTCCACACCCCGAAGAATCTCAGCATGGCGCTGGCGGCCGAGGCTGCCGAGCTGATGGAGCACTTCCTTTGGGTGGATGGCGACGGTAGCCATCGTGCTGCAGCGGAGGCCAAGAGGCGCGAGAAGATCGAGGAGGAACTCGCGGATATCGTAATCTATGCGCTTGAGTTCGCAAACATATCGAAGATTGACGTCAGCGCGGCCATCGAGCGCAAGATGTCCGCGAATGCGAGGAAGTACCCGATCGAGAAGGCGAAAGGGCGGTCGGAGAAATACACCGAGCTATAGTTCGCCCAGGTGCTTGCCGGGAACGAGGTGGTTTCGGATGCAATCGCCGACGGCCTCCTCGAGCGACCAGAGCGGCTTGTCATAGCCGGTTTTCTGAAGACGCGTGGTGTCGGCGCACGTGTAATACTGGTAGTGCGCGCGGAGCGCCTCGGGCATGTCGACAAACCGGATGTCCGGCCTTCTGCCCAATGCCGCGAACAGCGCGTGTGCGAGGTCGAGCCAGGAGCGGGCCACTCCCGATCCCAGATTATAGAGGCCGCCTGGGATCGCATCCGTCTCGGCAAAATGAAGGGTCATGTCGACCGCATCTTTCACATAGAGAAAGTCTCGCCGCTGTTCACCGTCGGCAAAATCGGGCCGGTGACTCTTGAAGAGCGTCATGCGACCTTCAGACCGGATCTGATCGAAAGCCTTGTGCACGACGGAGCGCATGTCGCCCTTGTGAGACTCGTGCGGGCCGAAGACATTGAAATACTTTAAGCCGTAGATTTGGGACAGGAAACCTTCGCTCTGGGCGAACAGGTCGAACAGGTGTTTGGAGTAAGCATAATGATTCAGCGGGCGCAGCAGTGAGAGCCGGGTGTCGTCGTCATCCATTCCCTGCTTTCCATCCCCGTAAGTCGCGGCCGACGAGGCATAGATGAAGCGGGTGTTGTGCGCCAAGGCCCACCTACACAAGTCGCGGGTCGTGCCGAAATTGTTGTCGAGGAGGTAGGCGAGATTTGTCTCGGTGGTGGAGGAGCAGGCTCCCAAATGAAAGATGCAGGAGAACGAGCCGAGGCGATCGTGTGCGATCGCCACGCGGAGCTCTTCCGGGTGCACCAAGGTTGAAAAACGCAGACCCCGGAGGTTCGCCTCTTTTTCAGGCGTGACCACATCCGCGACGACCACTTCGGTGACGCCTCGGCGATTGAGCCCCCAGATGAGGGCGCTGCCAATGAAACCGGCGCCTCCGGTTACGAGAACTGTGCCCTCAAGGGAACGCATGTAGAAAAGGTGATTCGGGTGCCGCGTGCCTGCACGCACAAAAATGCGGGCGGAACAAGGCGGCCCGGCTGGTGGCCGGCTCCCGTATATATAACCGGGTATAATCCCTTATATATTGTTTTAACTTGCGATGTATACATTTGGATATAATTCTATACACCTATGGTTATTAAATCCCTGAAGGAATTGAAGGCCGCGAAGGCCCGTGTTGAGAAGCTCGAGAAGGAAGTCGCCACCGCGCTTGAACAGCGCCTGAGCCGCCTGCCTGATGAATTGGGTTTTGATTCGATTGAAGAGCTCGTGGCGGCGCTTCGCTCCGTTTCGGGCAAGGGCTCCACTGTGAAGCGCGGACGGAAGCCCAAGGCGAAGCCTGCCGCGAAGGGCGGTTCCCGCAAGGCCGCCCGCGGTCGTCGCGCCCGCATCACGCCGGAGATGAAGGAACAGGTGAAGTCCATGGTGAACGAGGGCAAGTCCGGTGCCGAGATTGCCAAGTCCCTCGGTATTTCGCTGCCCAGCGTTCAAAACATCAAGAAGGCCTTCGGTCTTGTGAAGGCGCGCACAGCGGCCTCCTAATTAGGTTTTGTTCTCCCTTTCAAGCTGAGCCCCACTGCCTTGCGGTGGGGCTTTTTTCGTCCTTGCGTCGGTGCGGTCGCAGCGCGGTCATGGACCCCCATGTCTGCCTACGTCCAAGCGAATACCGGCGGGCGCCTCCACGACGCCGCAGCGCCCTCCCTATCCCCGCTGAATCGCGGATTTCTTTATGGGGATGCGGTCTACGAGGTCTGGAGGACCTACGGTGGCGTCCTTTTCGCCTGGGACGAACATTGGCGGCGGCTGGAGCGCTCCGCGGCGGCGTTGCATTTGAAGCTTCCATTCACACGCGAGGAGATGCTCGCCCAGATTCGCAGGACAGTGGACGCGTTTCGCGTGTGCGTGCCGGGTGTCGCAGAAGTCTACGTCCGCCTTCAGTTGACCCGCGGCGCGGGCGCCATCGGTCTCGACGTCGGCCTGGCCGACAAACTGGAGTGGGTCATTCTGGTGCAGGAGAACAAGCTCTACACGCCGCAGAAGTATGCAGCGGGCCTCGCTCTCTCCATTGCGACCGAATTGAGGAGAAACCCGGTTACTGCACTCAACCCCGCCTGGAAGACGGGCAACTACCTCAACAATCTCCTGTGCCTGCGCGAGGCACGCGCCCGCGGCGCGGACGAGGTGGTCATTCTCAATCTGGAGGGAGAGGTGACCGAGGCGGCTGTGAGCAACCTGGCCTTCGTTCGACAAGGAGTGGTGCATACGCCGCCGGCTTCGGCGGGAATCCTCCTCGGAATCACACGTGAACTCCTTCTGTCTTCGGTCGCGCCTCTAGCCGGCATAGAGGCGAGGGAGACCACGATTCGCCCCGGGGAACTTGGCACGTACGAAGAAGCGTTCCTCCTGTCCACGACCAAGGACGTCACGCCGATAGCGAGTATCGATTCGCATCGGTTCTCCCTGGGCGCGGGCACCACCACGGAACGACTCAAGGTTGCGTTTGCCGCCTACACGGCGCGTTACACTCGCGAGCGGGCCGACCTCCGGGTGCTGCCTCAGTAGCGTCGGAGGCTCGGGTCAATCTCGACGGCCCAGGCATCGATCCCGCCCGCAACGTTGGTCACGCGCGGGTACCCCTGGGAGAGCAGGTACTCCATGACCCGCCTGCTCCGGCCGCCGTGGTGGCAGTGGATGAGCAGGTGTTTCTCGCGCGGGAGTTCTGAGAGCCTGTGGGGGACGTCGCGCATCGGGATGTGCTTTGCGCCCTCGATGCGGGCGATCTCGACCTCGTGCGGCTCACGTACGTCGATGAGAACTGCGTCGCCGGACGGGGAGGCGAGCAATGAATTTGTTTCCCGCACTGAAAGTTCGAGGGGGGCATGGCTGTTCATCGGTGGAGGGACAGGTTCACAGGTGCGCTCGTAGTTTGATGTATCAATGGAATGGATACGTGGTGACCGTCCACAAAGCGGGCACCCGTCGTCTTTCGGCAGGCGGAGGCTGGAAAAGGACTGCCTGAGACCGTCGTAGGTGACGAGGCGACCGATGACAGGCTCGCCAAAGCCGGCGAGGAGCTTGAGTGCCTCGAGCGCCTGCATGCTCCCGATGACACCGCAGAGCGCCCCGATCACGCCCGCCTCGCCGCAGGTGGGAACGCTGTCCGCGGGAGGAGGCTCCGGGAACAGGCAGCGGTAGCAGGGGCCTCCGAGATGGGGGGCAAAGACGGAAAGCTGGCCCTCGAACTTGAAAATGCTCCCGTACACCAGGGGGCGGCGTGCGAAGAACGCGGCGTCATTGTTGAGGAAGCGCGTGGCAAAATTGTCACTCCCGTCAACAATGACATCATACTGCTGAAAGAGGGAGACCGCATTCTCCGGGGTGACCCCTTCTGCGTGCGGAACCACCCGGCACTGTGGGTTCACTCCCGCGAGGGTTTCTGCGGCAGACTCCAGTTTCGGGCGCCCGACAGAGTCCGTCCGGTGCAGGATCTGCCTCTGGAGATTGTGCAGCTCGACTGAATCAAAATCGGACAGGCCAAGTGTCCCGACGCCCGCGGCAGCCAAGTACAGCGCCGCCGGGCTTCCCAGGCCGCCTGCGCCAATCACCAGGACCTTTCCGCTGCAGATTCTCTCCTGCCCCTTGAGACCCACCTCCTGCAGGAGAATGTGGCGGCTGTAGCGCGAGAGCTCGTCCGGTGAGAATTTGAAGGCGGCCATGAGGAGCGCATCTGCGCAAAACGAAATTCGATTGTCAACGCCCGCGGTCGGAGTCGAAATTGAGCTGTGTCTCACCTATTTGCTGTCATAATCGCGGGAGGCCGGGGCGAACGCTTTTGGCCCCAGAGTCGCACGGCTCGTCCAAAGCATCTGCTTCCCATTGTCGGAGAGAAGCCTCTGCTATCGGAGACAGTCGACCGAGTCCTCCCTCTCGTGCCTCGCGAGAACATCCTTGTGATCACGAGTGCAGTCCAGGAGCAGGCGGTTCGTGAAGTTTGTGCCCAGTTGCCGGATGGGAACATCATCGCTGAGCCTGTCGGGCGGGATACGGCGCCTGCGGTGGCACTTGCCGCGGCCCTGGTCGAGGCGAGAGATCCCAAGGGCATCTTTGCCGTTCTCCCGGCTGACCACGTTATCCATGACGGTGAGGCCTACCTGAACGACCTCCGTGGTGCGTTTGCCGCAGCCCAGGCAGCACCGGTGATGGTGACGATTGGGATCACCCCGCATGAGCCAGCGACGGGATTTGGCTACATCCAGCGTGGTGACCGATGGATGAAGGTTGAGGAGTGGCCGGTTTATCGCGTCGCCCGCTTTGTTGAGAAACCGAATCTGGAGACCGCCAAGGCTTACCTCGAAAGCGGCGACTACGTCTGGAATGCGGGGATGTTCTTCTGGAGCGTTCAGGTCGTCCAGGATGCCCTCCGGGTCCACGCGCCCCAACTGGCGCACGGGCTTGAGCCAGTGCGCGCCGCCCTCGCCGCCGGTGCTCCCCTGGACCCTGTACTTGCCTCTGTTTATCCAGGACTGACCAAGATCTCTGTCGACTACGCATTGCTGGAGAAGGCTGATCAAGTCGTTGTGCTGCCCGCCACGTTTGACTGGGACGATGTTGGCGCCTGGCCCGCCGTCGCTCGGCACCTCGAAAAGGATCCCGGCGGCAATGTCTTCCGCGGGCTCGGCGTGGTCGAGCAGGGTGAGAACAACATCGTCTATTCGTCCGATGGCCACCTCACCGCGATCCTCGGTGCAGACAACCTCATTGTGGTCCACACGCCCGACGCCACGCTGGTTGTCCCCCGCGAGAAGGCGCAGGAAATCAAGGCCTTGCTCAAGCGGGTGGAGCTTCTCAAAGAGGGAGCCCGCTTCCTCTGATCCTGGGAATGCGTTGCCTGGGCATAGACTACGGTCACCGACGCATCGGCCTGAGCTATGGAGACGACATTGGGGTGGCAACCCCGCTGCCGGCGTTGATCACCGCAGAAGAGTCCGATCGCTGGTCGGCGCTCCTCGAGGTGATCCGGTCGAAACGCGTCACCGACCTGGTCCTTGGCTGGCCGCTCAACATGGATGATTCAGTCGGTGAGAAGGCGAAGGAGGTGGAGGCGTTCGCACACAGGCTGCACGCCGCCACCGGCCTGCCGATCCACTTCATAGACGAGAGACTGACGTCCTACGAGGCGGAGTCGTCGATTCCCAAGGCCCGCCGCCGCGACCTCCGCGCGAGCGGGCTCGTGGACTCGCGCGCGGCAACGCTCATCCTGCAGGATTTCCTGGAAACGCGCCTGCACCTTCCTCCCCCTGACGGCGAGGAGGCGCCATGACGACACCCTCCCGACGCTGGTGCTGTGTCTGCGCCTATGACGGCGGGCCTTTCAACGGGTGGCAGAGCCAGCCCGGTGGGAATGCCATCCAGGACGTCATAGAGCGCCGGCTCGAACAGGTATTCAAAAAACAAATACGGATCAGCGGGAGTGGTCGCACCGATGCGGGTGTCCATGCCCGCGGGCAGGTGTTTCACTTCGATGCCGCCTGGAGGCATGACCCGGACAAGCTCCGCCTCGCGCTTCGCATGGGGCTGCCGGCGGCGATCCAAATCATCTCAATTGAGCCCGTGGGGGCCGGTTTCCACGCCCGGTTCGCTGTCAGCGGGAAGCGCTACCGGTACCGAATGCACCTTGGTGATGCCGACCCGTTCACGCGTCCCTTCGCCTGGGTGTATGAGCGCCCGTTGGACCTCTCCGTGATGCGCAAGGCGGCGCGCCTGCTCGAAGGACGGCATGATTTTGCATCTTTCTCCGCACTCAATGGCCCGCAGAAGGATGATACCGTTCGCCATCTGCGCCGGCTCAGATTAATCGAGAATGGCCGGTTTCTGATCGTGGAAGCTGAGGCCGACGGGTTCCTCTACAAGATGGTGCGCAGCCTTGTGGGCGCGCTTGTGGCGGCAGGGGAGGGCAAGGTGAACCTCGAGACGCTTGCTGCCATGCTCAGAGGTGCCAGGCGACCGGCGGCCGTCTTTTCAGCCCCCGCCCACGGCCTGTTCCTGGAACGCGTGTTTTATGAGCGAGGGGCAAAAAAAAGGCGCGCCCAGGTGAGCGCGCCGGAAATAAATGCGGACCTCAGCGATTAGTTGGAGCCGTTGGTCTTGGTTTCCGTCTTCTTGGTTTCGGTCTTGTTCTCGTCGTCGTCGTTGGACGCTTTTTTGAACTCCTTCACGGATTGGCCGAGGCCGCGCGCGAGGCTTGGGAGCTTGGAGCCGCCGAAGAGCAGCAAGACAATCAGGAGGATCACCAAAAGTTCGGTGCCACCTAGGCCGAAAGCAGCGAGGCAGGAGGGGAGGGCACTGTTCATGAGAAGAGAAGGTTACAGGATGAAGGAGGGATGGGAAGGTAAAACGGCCAAGGGCCAACCTGTTCAGATTTGCTCAAGGCGCAGTCTTTCGATTGTGCTCAGGATTTACCCATAGGGGGGAGCGTGTCGCCTGCCTTGCGCGCAGCCGTCACTTGCTTGAGCAGGTTTTGTGCATTGTCGATCTGTTCGGCATCGAAGAAGCCGTGCAACTGGCGGATGCGGGTCGGGTGGCGCATCTTGCGCAGCGCCTTGGCCTCGATCTGGCGGATGCGCTCGCGGGTGACCTTGAACTGCTTGCCCACTTCCTCGAGCGTGCGGCTGTAACCGTCGACGAGGCCGAAGCGAAGCGAGAGAACCCGACGCTCGCGATCCGTAAGTGAATCGAGCACGTCGATAATCTTTTCCCGCAGGAGCGAGAATGCCGTCATGTCGTACGGATTCTCGGCGGACTTGTCTTCAATGAAATCGCCAAAGCTCGTGTCGTCGCCGTCGCCGACGGGACTTTGCAGGGAGATGGGTTGTTGCGCCATCTTCATGATTTGCTGCACACGCTCCACGGGCATGTTCATCTCATCGGCGACTTCATCAGGAGTTGGCTCGTGGCCGAATTCCTGGAGGAGTTGCTTTTGGACCTGCATGACCTTGTTGAGCGTCTCGATCATGTGGACCGGGATGCGAATCGTGCGCGCCTGGTCCGCTATGGAGCGAGTGATCGCCTGTCGGATCCACCACGTTGCGTAGGTGGAAAATTTGTAGCCGCGACGGTACTCAAACTTCTCGACCGCCTTCATCAGGCCCATGTTGCCCTCTTGGATGAGGTCGAGGAAGGAAAGGCCGCGGTTCGTGTACTTCTTTGCGATTGAGATAACGAGACGGAGATTGGCTTCGACCATCTCAGTCTTTGCCTTGTGCGCTTCACGCACGAACTGGTTGGTGGTGCGCACCACCTCAAGCAGCTGTGCGGGCGAGATGCGTTGCTCGGCCTCGAGTTGTTTCAGACGCTGGTGAATCGCCTTGGTGTCGATGGCCGCATCCTTTTTCGTCTTCGGGTGCTTGGCTCGATCGAGCTGGTGATTCAGGTCTTCGATTTCGGCGAGCAGGGGGCGGATCTGTTCAAGGTACTCTTCGAACACCTTCAGCTTGAAGAAGAACTTGGAGAAGTTCGCGCGTAGTGCGTTCTCGCGCTTCTTGAATTTCGCGAGCACCTTCTTTTTCGAGGCTTCATCCTTGGTCTTGAGATATTCCTCCCAAGCCTCCGCAACGGACGCTTCCCCATCCTGGGTTTGCTCCACGAGCTTGGGCAGGTTCTTGAAGTAGGCTTCGCGGCTCTCGATCTTCTTGTCGATGACGATGCGATCAAAACGCTCTTCGCGCGAGATCAGCTTCGCGCCGAGGGTGGCTATGTAGCGACCGACAACAGCCGCTTCGAACAGCGCTTCCTGCGCCTTGAGCTCGGCGTTCTCGATTCGCTTCGAGATCTCGACTTCCTGTTCGCGCGTCAGCAGCGGGACTTGGCCCATCTGCTTGAGGTACATGCGTACCGGGTCATCGAGGATGTCATGCTGGGAGGAGCGACTCTCTTCCTCCTCCGCCTCTTCCTGGCGCTGCTTGTAGTCCTCGACTTGGTCCGGCTCGAGGATCTCGATCTCGAGATTCTGCAGGATCGAGAGAACGTTATCGATCTCCTCTTGGTTGTCGACGGAGTCAGGCAGTGCCTCGTTGATGTCGTCGAAAGTGAGATACCCCTGTTCCTTTGAGAGGCGAATCAGGTAGCGGATCTTTTCATTGATGCCGCCTGGTGGAATGTCACCACCCGCCCCGCCCTCGGCGGAGACGGACTGCGTCTGTTCCAAAGCGGACTCAACTGCTTCGGAATGAGATTCGTGGTCGGCGGACTTGGCTTTGCGCGGCATGGTTAGGTAAAAATGAGACTAGTCAGCGCCGAGCAACCGGAAGGGCGCACGGAGCTGCCTTTGCAATTCTGTCCGTTGCCGGAGTAGAGAAATTGCGTCGATGTTACTGTCCGCACCGGCTCTGGCCAAAGCAAGTTCTATTTGCCGAAGTTTTGGCACCAACGAGCGTTGGCGGAGTTGCTGGAGCGCCTGTTCTGCAAGTTTCTCAGGTTCATCCGCTTGCAATTGATCAAAACTAAGGGATGCGACGAGCTGCTCCTCTTCGGGACCCTCCAGAAGCTCTTGCAAATGATCTTTTCCAGCCCACGCCTCCTGTTCGTGCTCCGCCAAGATGCGATTTAGGAGGCGCCCAGCCGGGTCTTTCGCGTTGATCCAACCGTGAGGAAGATTGTGGCTCAAGACCCTCGCGAGATGCTCAAATTGCATGCATATCGCGAGAAGGTGTCGCTCCGGGCTGTCTTGGTAACTCACTTCAGGTGCCTCTGCTGATGAGAGGACTGGGGCTGCTTGTGCACGACGATCCGTCCGGGCCTGTGGATCGCGTTGCAGGAACGCAGCGAAGTCGCGCTGAAGCGATGCTGCTGAAAGGCGCCAATGGGAGGCTGATTCTTCCAAAAAGGCGTTGCGGGCCACTTCAGAATCCACGTGGGCTACAAGCGTAAATAGTTCACGGCAGGCGCGCGCTTTGTGCTCCCCCGATGCCGAAGCCGGGTCCGGCAACAAGCTCTGGCAGGCGAAAGCCATAGCGGAGCGGGCGTGGCGCCTTAATTCGTCGAGAGCGGAGATGCCTTTCTCCAAAAAGAGAAGATCAGGATCGATCTTGCTGGTGTTCCCCGCTCCGAGGAAGCGGACCTCGACCCCTGCCTTCAGGGCCAGCGGAAGGAAGCGCAGAGCCGCCTTTTGGCCGGCGGAATCACTGTCGAGAAAGCACTCCACTTCGGGTTTGTAGCGGCGGAATAGCGCAATCTGGGATTCCGTTATGGCGGTCCCTTGCGTCGCCACGGTGGTCTTCACACCGACCTGCCACGAGCGCAGCGCGTCGAGCTGGCCTTCCACCATCACAAAGGGTTTTCCTTCGCCGACCTGGGACCTGGCGCGGTCGAGATTAAACAGCAACTGGCTTTTCAGGAAAATGGGCGTCTCAGGCGAGTTGACGTACTTCGCCTCGTGTGACGGGTCGTCTTCGGGTGTCAGGTCTGTCTGACGCGCGGTAAACGCGACGACACGCCCCTGCGGTTCGCGTATCGGAATCACGAGTCTGCCCCGGAAGCGCGGCCGAAGTGCACCGAGCGTCAAGACGACACCTTCGCGCATATGAAAAAGCCCGCACTGACGGAGCGCCGCCTCCGAGTACTTTTTTTTCAAGAGCAACGCCCCCAGGCCTCCGTCGCTCGCAGGTGCCGCGCCGACCTTGAACTCCTCCGCGAGCTCCGCGGGAAACCTGCGCCTGCGCACCCAATACTCACGCATGTATTCCCCGGTGGTTGTATTTCCCTTGTAGGCTTGGTGGAAGTATTCCGCGGCTACCTCGTGGATATCAAGCAACTCCTGGCGCAGAGACCGATCTTCGGCGGTGGGTCCCCCTTCGTCGTATTCGATGGGAATCGAAAACCGATGACCCAGCGCTTCAACTGCCTCGGTGAACGTGAGTTGCTCCGTCTCACGGACGAAGCTGATCAAGTCACCCGCTTTTCCGCACCCAAAGCACTTGAAAAGCCCCCGATCGGGATCGACGTGGAAGGACGGCGTTTTTTCCTGATGAAACGGACAAAGGCCCTTAAAACGCGCCCCCACCTTGCGCAGGGTCGCCACGCGCGACACCACGTCGACTAGGTTCACCCGCGCCTTGATATCGCGGATGCAGGTGGGCTTGATGACGGGCATGGGACGGGAAGGACTGACTTTCTGCTGAGTGGACAGTGAGTCAAGAGTTGCGGTTTTGTGAAACATTCCCTTGGTGAAGTGGACCCATCCGCATGAGCTTCCGCCGTTTCATAAAGTCCTTCCTGGTCGCGCTCGGTTTAGGGCCCCTGGCCCTACTTGCCGTCGGAGCTCCTGCACAGGGGACTGCCCAGCCTCCCATTTGGATCGCGACGCTGCCCAGCTTCGACGAAGGGGCCTACGCGGCGCAAGTGGAACGGATCCTTGCTCGCTTCGAGTCGTTTTCGGGTCGGCGTCTCGAGCCAGGGGAGAAAAAGAAAGTG
This portion of the Opitutaceae bacterium genome encodes:
- the prfB gene encoding peptide chain release factor 2 (programmed frameshift), producing the protein MISPETFSHIENIRKRAGHLWRFLDVDQKTREIEAMEAQMGAPDFWDNNERAQKHIAKLNGLKRSVLPVVAFQKKVDDNAVMIELIEGSSADEREMYETELETTVSAMVDELEKLEIASFLTGQFDKNNAILSIQSGAGGTESNDWADILFRMYTRWAERRGFEIEVQDVQPGDQAGISRATLLIKGENAYGYVKAERGVHRLVRISPFDANKRRHTSFCAVDVIAEINEDIKIEIPESEIRVDVYRSSGKGGQGVNTTDSAVRLTHMPSGIVVVCQNERSQIKNRASAMNVLKARLYEKKLDEQRSEMERFYGEKGEIGWGSQIRSYVLQPYQMVKDLRTGTETSDTQGVLDGDLDRFIYSWLRAGCPRHRNKEIKMED
- a CDS encoding Hsp20/alpha crystallin family protein, which gives rise to MSTFSGRETFTANRLARVEAADYISPKYEVDITPAGLKLRVFIPDVPASGVEITSKGPDLIVTARRPHLVRVNFRGAHLESALHNYRLVLRVGYGFDSTKLSARLEEGMLRLSLPAVIHREPAHRKVA
- a CDS encoding MazG-like family protein, which codes for MKNPLSDESTVLAEIKRRVLAFAQERDWEQFHTPKNLSMALAAEAAELMEHFLWVDGDGSHRAAAEAKRREKIEEELADIVIYALEFANISKIDVSAAIERKMSANARKYPIEKAKGRSEKYTEL
- the rfaD gene encoding ADP-glyceromanno-heptose 6-epimerase, with translation MRSLEGTVLVTGGAGFIGSALIWGLNRRGVTEVVVADVVTPEKEANLRGLRFSTLVHPEELRVAIAHDRLGSFSCIFHLGACSSTTETNLAYLLDNNFGTTRDLCRWALAHNTRFIYASSAATYGDGKQGMDDDDTRLSLLRPLNHYAYSKHLFDLFAQSEGFLSQIYGLKYFNVFGPHESHKGDMRSVVHKAFDQIRSEGRMTLFKSHRPDFADGEQRRDFLYVKDAVDMTLHFAETDAIPGGLYNLGSGVARSWLDLAHALFAALGRRPDIRFVDMPEALRAHYQYYTCADTTRLQKTGYDKPLWSLEEAVGDCIRNHLVPGKHLGEL
- a CDS encoding helix-turn-helix domain-containing protein, coding for MVIKSLKELKAAKARVEKLEKEVATALEQRLSRLPDELGFDSIEELVAALRSVSGKGSTVKRGRKPKAKPAAKGGSRKAARGRRARITPEMKEQVKSMVNEGKSGAEIAKSLGISLPSVQNIKKAFGLVKARTAAS
- a CDS encoding aminotransferase class IV, which encodes MSAYVQANTGGRLHDAAAPSLSPLNRGFLYGDAVYEVWRTYGGVLFAWDEHWRRLERSAAALHLKLPFTREEMLAQIRRTVDAFRVCVPGVAEVYVRLQLTRGAGAIGLDVGLADKLEWVILVQENKLYTPQKYAAGLALSIATELRRNPVTALNPAWKTGNYLNNLLCLREARARGADEVVILNLEGEVTEAAVSNLAFVRQGVVHTPPASAGILLGITRELLLSSVAPLAGIEARETTIRPGELGTYEEAFLLSTTKDVTPIASIDSHRFSLGAGTTTERLKVAFAAYTARYTRERADLRVLPQ
- the moeB gene encoding molybdopterin-synthase adenylyltransferase MoeB, whose product is MAAFKFSPDELSRYSRHILLQEVGLKGQERICSGKVLVIGAGGLGSPAALYLAAAGVGTLGLSDFDSVELHNLQRQILHRTDSVGRPKLESAAETLAGVNPQCRVVPHAEGVTPENAVSLFQQYDVIVDGSDNFATRFLNNDAAFFARRPLVYGSIFKFEGQLSVFAPHLGGPCYRCLFPEPPPADSVPTCGEAGVIGALCGVIGSMQALEALKLLAGFGEPVIGRLVTYDGLRQSFSSLRLPKDDGCPLCGRSPRIHSIDTSNYERTCEPVPPPMNSHAPLELSVRETNSLLASPSGDAVLIDVREPHEVEIARIEGAKHIPMRDVPHRLSELPREKHLLIHCHHGGRSRRVMEYLLSQGYPRVTNVAGGIDAWAVEIDPSLRRY
- a CDS encoding sugar phosphate nucleotidyltransferase encodes the protein MSHLFAVIIAGGRGERFWPQSRTARPKHLLPIVGEKPLLSETVDRVLPLVPRENILVITSAVQEQAVREVCAQLPDGNIIAEPVGRDTAPAVALAAALVEARDPKGIFAVLPADHVIHDGEAYLNDLRGAFAAAQAAPVMVTIGITPHEPATGFGYIQRGDRWMKVEEWPVYRVARFVEKPNLETAKAYLESGDYVWNAGMFFWSVQVVQDALRVHAPQLAHGLEPVRAALAAGAPLDPVLASVYPGLTKISVDYALLEKADQVVVLPATFDWDDVGAWPAVARHLEKDPGGNVFRGLGVVEQGENNIVYSSDGHLTAILGADNLIVVHTPDATLVVPREKAQEIKALLKRVELLKEGARFL
- the ruvX gene encoding Holliday junction resolvase RuvX, which codes for MRCLGIDYGHRRIGLSYGDDIGVATPLPALITAEESDRWSALLEVIRSKRVTDLVLGWPLNMDDSVGEKAKEVEAFAHRLHAATGLPIHFIDERLTSYEAESSIPKARRRDLRASGLVDSRAATLILQDFLETRLHLPPPDGEEAP